The sequence below is a genomic window from Synechococcus sp. PCC 7335.
TAGAGAATAGTAATCCTCCTGGATTGGATCTAAGATCTAAGACATAGCCAGTCACCTTTCGCTCTTCTAATGATTCGATCGCGTCTTTCATCTCCTCAGCAGCGTTACTACTAAACTGAGTGAGTCTGATGTAGCCAATAGATCCTTGTGGACTGTCCTTGACAGAGAAGCGAACAGGATGAATTTCAATACGGGCACGAGTAAGCTCGAACTCTAGCGCTCTGCCATCTCTATCAATTGAAAGAACGACATCAGAGTTTACTGGACCTCGAATCAAGCTAACGGCATCGTTTAGCTCCATGCCTTCTGTACTATTGCCATCGATCGAGGTAATGACATCCCCTGACAGCAAGCCAGCCTCGAAGGCAGGAGTAGCTTCGATCGGAGAGACAACGACAATATTGTCAGTCTCTTCTTCCTTAGAAATTTGGATACCAACCCCGGTAAGTTCTCCCGAGGTTTCGATCTGCATATTGTTGAATTCCTCGGGATCCATAAACCGCGTGTATGGATCGTCGAGCTGCTCTAGCATTTCGCGCACGGCTACGTACGCAGACTCTTTATCGGTGTAGGTACGATTAAGATACTCTAGACGTACGTCATTCCAATCTAGCGAGTTGAAGGATTCGTCAACGTACTGGTTATCGATGAGGTTCCACACTTCATCGACTATCTCTTTGGGACCGTCTTTGAAGAAAGCTTGACCGTCAGATAGTTGAATACCTGTACCTGTTATGACTAAAGCTGCGCTTGCCAGCGCAGTCGCTCCCAAGATAAAACCGCGCTTGTTGACTGTCATAGAGAATTAGAATCCTGCGTGGAGGACGTTGTGAGTACGCCCAATTTAACACAACCCATTTATTTGTAGCCTGAGCTTAGGCTGAGAACACTTCTCTACTGAGCAAGCTTCATACTAGAAAGTGCATTTAAGAAGAGTTCTTGAGAAAAGTAGAAAAAGCACAGGGTTAGTATGGTGGCAAGTAGACCACTTTCTTAAGCGTTTACCATTTGCAGAGCTAGCCTAAAGCTGAACTCGTGTAGTGCTAAACACGTGTCGTGCTAAATACCAAAGATACCGAATGCCTTTGCGATCACTAACTCACATCGGGTTCTACCCAGCGGCCATCTGACTTAATCAAGTTAATCAACTCTTCTACACCATTCTCTTCAGGGACCCGTTTGATTTCTTCGCGGCCTCTATACAAAGCGATGGTGTTCGCTTGTTTACCGACATAGCCGTAGTCTGCATCGGCCATTTCACCTGGCCCATTGACGATACAGCCCATCACCGCAATGTCTAATCCCGTCAGATGACTTGTCGCTTCTCTGACCTTGTGCAAAACATCTTCTAGATTAAATAGCGTACGTCCACAAGAAGGACAAGCAACGTATTCCACCATGGTTTTACGCAAGCCCAGTGCCTGTAGGATGCTGTAGCACACAGGGATCTCTTTTTCTGGAGCTTCTGTTAAGGAGACGCGAATGGTATCGCCAATGCCCATGGCCAGCAATGTGGCAATTCCCGCAGTAGACTTGATTCGTCCATATTCACCGTCACCAGCTTCAGTGACACCTAGGTGCAGCGGATAGCTCATGCCTAGCTCGTCCATGCGCTGAACCATCAGTCTGTAGGCAGCTAGCATAACCGGCACTCGTGAAGCCTTGAGCGACAAAACAATATTGCGGAAGTTCAGAGATTCGCAGATACGGATGAATTCTAGGGCCGATTCGACCATACCTTCGGGGGTATCACCGTAGGTAAAAAGCATTCGCTCAGCAAGAGAGCCGTGGTTGACACCAATTCGCATCGCCTTGTTTTGATCGCGTAAGGAAATGACAAGCGGCTCTAAGGTTTCTCGGATTTTCTCGCCGATGGCATCGAATTCAGCCTGAGTATATTCGGTGCGATCGCTCTCTGCTTTCTCAAATACGTACAGACCGGGATTAATCCGCACCTTGTCAACATGCTTAGCGACTTCGAGCGCGATCTTCATGCCGTTGTGATGCACATCAGCCACCAACGGTACTGGTTGATACGTTTTTGCTAGCCGATCTTTAATCTCTGATAGCGCCCGGGCATGCGCCATACTAGGCACCGTCACTCGAACAATTTCGCAGCCAACTTCATGCAGCCGGCGAATAGCTGCTACCGAACCCTCAATGTCTAATGTATCTTCGTTGATCATAGACTGCACTACGACCGGATGCCCGCCACCAATTGTGATATCTCCTACTTTGACTGGCCTAGTTTTGCGGCGATGAATTGTCGTGTCAAAGGCGACTTCAGCAGGCGCACTAGTTGTCGTAGGCTTAGGTTTAGCAGCGGGAGAAGACAGAGTTTGCATGGTTAGAGATAGAGTTTAATGCGATCTAGTTAAAGCGATCTAGCGACAGCGGCTTGTTTCTATCCTAGCTTTGCGGTGCATTCTAAGATCAAGCGCTGGTTAACAAGTGCATAAGGCTGAACAGCAAGCGCCTGACGAAAAGACTCAATCGCGGCAGTGTAG
It includes:
- the ispG gene encoding (E)-4-hydroxy-3-methylbut-2-enyl-diphosphate synthase, with amino-acid sequence MQTLSSPAAKPKPTTTSAPAEVAFDTTIHRRKTRPVKVGDITIGGGHPVVVQSMINEDTLDIEGSVAAIRRLHEVGCEIVRVTVPSMAHARALSEIKDRLAKTYQPVPLVADVHHNGMKIALEVAKHVDKVRINPGLYVFEKAESDRTEYTQAEFDAIGEKIRETLEPLVISLRDQNKAMRIGVNHGSLAERMLFTYGDTPEGMVESALEFIRICESLNFRNIVLSLKASRVPVMLAAYRLMVQRMDELGMSYPLHLGVTEAGDGEYGRIKSTAGIATLLAMGIGDTIRVSLTEAPEKEIPVCYSILQALGLRKTMVEYVACPSCGRTLFNLEDVLHKVREATSHLTGLDIAVMGCIVNGPGEMADADYGYVGKQANTIALYRGREEIKRVPEENGVEELINLIKSDGRWVEPDVS
- the ctpC gene encoding carboxyl-terminal processing protease CtpC encodes the protein MTVNKRGFILGATALASAALVITGTGIQLSDGQAFFKDGPKEIVDEVWNLIDNQYVDESFNSLDWNDVRLEYLNRTYTDKESAYVAVREMLEQLDDPYTRFMDPEEFNNMQIETSGELTGVGIQISKEEETDNIVVVSPIEATPAFEAGLLSGDVITSIDGNSTEGMELNDAVSLIRGPVNSDVVLSIDRDGRALEFELTRARIEIHPVRFSVKDSPQGSIGYIRLTQFSSNAAEEMKDAIESLEERKVTGYVLDLRSNPGGLLFSSIEIAKMWIEEGTIVSTVDRNSTSNEEVAHSEALTDKPLVVLVDGGSASASEILSGALQDNQRATLVGTQTFGKGLVQSVRGLTDGSGIAVTIAKYLTPSGRDINKLGIEPDYIVELSDEEREALVEDRDKVGTLDDPQYAEAVKVLTDEVRLQRQSASSAGAADR